The following proteins are encoded in a genomic region of Arachis stenosperma cultivar V10309 chromosome 4, arast.V10309.gnm1.PFL2, whole genome shotgun sequence:
- the LOC130976736 gene encoding YTH domain-containing protein ECT4 isoform X1 encodes MAATQPSQGPDHTVEEISAESDNMKDQLHSSIPERSISSNSSQGTAAIGHSREITSQSGPFGSGGDRPLYPPNVFAPQAQAFYYRGFENANGEWDEYPSYVNSEGLDIGSPGVYNENPSVIFHSGYGFNPQMPYGPYSPVTTPLPSVGGDAQLYSPQQFPYTGPPYYHQLVPPSLPYLNSPTPVSQPEITNLVSIDQQVDSMFFGPRPGYPSVGSFGRGSFSLAPGSFGFHESQQGFDGPRSGGIWSDCSKPSERHRSLMPLSPSVSPQPIGSIGSFGQSVGMASHQQRSMYGFGSGSNSYGRGYLPNQVSSFAGTNSSLSTNDRSFLFHENSRRQGRANAAFCNCNGTLDILSEQNRGPRASKLKTQISAENSSVDNSKSNAASTAKFQNESVNRPDFATDYKDAKFFVIKSYSEDNVHKSIKYGVWASTPNGNRKLDAAYRQAQEKQDHCPIFLFFSVNASAQFCGVAEMIGPVNFDKSADFWQQDKWSGQFPVKWHIIKDVPNSQFRHIVLENNDNKPVTNSRDTQEVKLQQGIEMLTILKNYETDVSILDDFEFYEDRQKAMQERKARQQSSMMAVGLVGESEHRGPANISGDFMKQMSKSFAQVVRLDESNNEATIASRVTSGSACPVGVVKADDGSGIPVSASTTQTG; translated from the exons ATGGCGGCAACCCAACCATCGCAGGGTCCGGATCATACCGTCG AAGAGATATCAGCTGAATCAGATAACATGAAGGATCAG CTTCATTCATCTATACCTGAGAGGTCAATATCTTCTAACTCTTCTCAGGGCACAGCAGCTATAGGTCATTCAAGAGAAATCACAAGTCAATCAGGACCTTTTGGTTCTGGTGGAGATCGTCCTTTGTACCCACCAAATGTCTTTGCTCCCCAGGCTCAGGCTTTCTATTACAGAG GATTTGAAAATGCCAATGGTGAATGGGATGAATATCCCTCATATGTCAATTCTGAGGGATTGGATATTGGATCTCCT GGTGTCTACAATGAAAATCCATCTGTTATATTCCATTCTGGATATGGCTTCAACCCACAAATGCCATATGGACCGTATTCCCCGGTTACCACACCGTTGCCTTCTGTAGGTGGAGATGCACAGTTATACTCTCCTCAGCAATTTCCATACACCGGGCCACCTTATTATCATCAACTAGTTCCTCCCAGCTTACCATATCTCAATTCACCAACTCCAGTTTCACAGCCAGAGATCACCAACCTTGTAAGCATTGATCAACAGGTTGATAGCATGTTTTTTGGACCAAGACCAGGCTATCCATCAGTGGGATCTTTTGGCAGAGGCAGTTTTTCTTTAGCACCTGGCTCGTTTGGTTTTCATGAATCCCAGCAAGGATTTGATGGACCAAGATCTGGTGGAATCTGGTCAGATTGCTCGAAACCCTCAGAAAGGCACAGGTCTCTAATGCCTCTATCACCATCTGTTTCTCCACAACCAATTGGCTCGATTGGCTCATTTGGCCAGAGTGTTGGAATG GCTTCTCATCAACAACGATCAATGTATGGTTTTGGATCTGGTTCAAACTCCTATGGTAGGGGCTATCTGCCTAACCAGGTTTCTAGCTTTGCAGGCACCAATTCCAGTCTTAGCACAAATGACAGGAGCTTCCTTTTTCATGAAAATAGCAGACGGCAAGGCAGAGCAAATGCTGCTTTTTGCAATTGTAATGGTACCCTTGATATACTTAGCGAACAAAATCGAGGACCTAGGGCATCAAAGCTGAAAACTCAAATTTCAGCTGAAAATAGTTCTGTTGATAATAGTAAAAGTAATGCTGCATCTACTGCTAAGTTCCAAAATGAATCAGTCAACCGACCTGATTTTGCAACAGATTACAAGGATGCCAAATTTTTTGTCATCAAATCTTATAGTGAAGATAATGTTCACAAGAGCATCAAATATGGGGTCTGGGCAAGTACACCAAATGGAAACAGAAAGCTAGATGCCGCTTATCGCCAAGCACAAGAGAAGCAAGATCACTGTCCtatatttctcttcttttcg GTAAATGCTAGTGCTCAATTCTGTGGTGTAGCTGAAATGATTGGACCTGTAAATTTTGACAAGAGTGCGGACTTCTGGCAGCAAGATAAGTGGAGTGGGCAGTTTCCTGTGAAGTGGCACATAATTAAAGATGTACCGAACAGTCAGTTTCGACACATCGTTCTTGAAAATAATGATAACAAGCCTGTGACCAACAGTCGGGATACACAAGAG GTGAAATTGCAACAGGGAATTGAAATGTTGACCATTTTGAAGAACTACGAAACCGATGTATCTATCTTAgatgattttgaattttatgaagatCGACAGAAGGCTATGCAGGAACGGAAGGCAAGGCAACAGAGCAGTATGATGGCTGTCGGACTAGTTGGAGAAAGTGAGCATAGGGGTCCTGCTAACATTAGCGGTGATTTCATGAAGCAGATGTCAAAGAGCTTTGCTCAAGTTGTTCGCCTGGATGAGAGTAATAATGAAGCTACAATTGCCAGTAGAGTAACTTCTGGCTCCGCTTGCCCTGTGGGTGTAGTTAAAGCTGACGATGGCAGTGGCATTCCAGTGTCTGCCTCTACAACTCAAACTGGTTAG
- the LOC130976736 gene encoding YTH domain-containing protein ECT2 isoform X5 produces MAATQPSQGPDHTVEEISAESDNMKDQLHSSIPERSISSNSSQGTAAIGHSREITSQSGPFGSGGDRPLYPPNVFAPQAQAFYYRGFENANGEWDEYPSYVNSEGLDIGSPGVYNENPSVIFHSGYGFNPQMPYGPYSPVTTPLPSVGGDAQLYSPQQFPYTGPPYYHQLVPPSLPYLNSPTPVSQPEITNLVSIDQQVDSMFFGPRPGYPSVGSFGRGSFSLAPGSFGFHESQQGFDGPRSGGIWSDCSKPSERHRSLMPLSPSVSPQPIGSIGSFGQSVGMASHQQRSMYGFGSGSNSYGRGYLPNQVSSFAGTNSSLSTNDRSFLFHENSRRQGRANAAFCNCNGTLDILSEQNRGPRASKLKTQISAENSSVDNSKSNAASTAKFQNESVNRPDFATDYKDAKFFVIKSYSEDNVHKSIKYGVWASTPNGNRKLDAAYRQAQEKQDHCPIFLFFSVNASAQFCGVAEMIGPVNFDKSADFWQQDKWSGQFPVKWHIIKDVPNSQFRHIVLENNDNKPVTNSRDTQEIWERKTDGDGRIVVQSNSRRHKYLDDSEEYG; encoded by the exons ATGGCGGCAACCCAACCATCGCAGGGTCCGGATCATACCGTCG AAGAGATATCAGCTGAATCAGATAACATGAAGGATCAG CTTCATTCATCTATACCTGAGAGGTCAATATCTTCTAACTCTTCTCAGGGCACAGCAGCTATAGGTCATTCAAGAGAAATCACAAGTCAATCAGGACCTTTTGGTTCTGGTGGAGATCGTCCTTTGTACCCACCAAATGTCTTTGCTCCCCAGGCTCAGGCTTTCTATTACAGAG GATTTGAAAATGCCAATGGTGAATGGGATGAATATCCCTCATATGTCAATTCTGAGGGATTGGATATTGGATCTCCT GGTGTCTACAATGAAAATCCATCTGTTATATTCCATTCTGGATATGGCTTCAACCCACAAATGCCATATGGACCGTATTCCCCGGTTACCACACCGTTGCCTTCTGTAGGTGGAGATGCACAGTTATACTCTCCTCAGCAATTTCCATACACCGGGCCACCTTATTATCATCAACTAGTTCCTCCCAGCTTACCATATCTCAATTCACCAACTCCAGTTTCACAGCCAGAGATCACCAACCTTGTAAGCATTGATCAACAGGTTGATAGCATGTTTTTTGGACCAAGACCAGGCTATCCATCAGTGGGATCTTTTGGCAGAGGCAGTTTTTCTTTAGCACCTGGCTCGTTTGGTTTTCATGAATCCCAGCAAGGATTTGATGGACCAAGATCTGGTGGAATCTGGTCAGATTGCTCGAAACCCTCAGAAAGGCACAGGTCTCTAATGCCTCTATCACCATCTGTTTCTCCACAACCAATTGGCTCGATTGGCTCATTTGGCCAGAGTGTTGGAATG GCTTCTCATCAACAACGATCAATGTATGGTTTTGGATCTGGTTCAAACTCCTATGGTAGGGGCTATCTGCCTAACCAGGTTTCTAGCTTTGCAGGCACCAATTCCAGTCTTAGCACAAATGACAGGAGCTTCCTTTTTCATGAAAATAGCAGACGGCAAGGCAGAGCAAATGCTGCTTTTTGCAATTGTAATGGTACCCTTGATATACTTAGCGAACAAAATCGAGGACCTAGGGCATCAAAGCTGAAAACTCAAATTTCAGCTGAAAATAGTTCTGTTGATAATAGTAAAAGTAATGCTGCATCTACTGCTAAGTTCCAAAATGAATCAGTCAACCGACCTGATTTTGCAACAGATTACAAGGATGCCAAATTTTTTGTCATCAAATCTTATAGTGAAGATAATGTTCACAAGAGCATCAAATATGGGGTCTGGGCAAGTACACCAAATGGAAACAGAAAGCTAGATGCCGCTTATCGCCAAGCACAAGAGAAGCAAGATCACTGTCCtatatttctcttcttttcg GTAAATGCTAGTGCTCAATTCTGTGGTGTAGCTGAAATGATTGGACCTGTAAATTTTGACAAGAGTGCGGACTTCTGGCAGCAAGATAAGTGGAGTGGGCAGTTTCCTGTGAAGTGGCACATAATTAAAGATGTACCGAACAGTCAGTTTCGACACATCGTTCTTGAAAATAATGATAACAAGCCTGTGACCAACAGTCGGGATACACAAGAG ATTTGGGAGAGAAAGACAGATGGAGATGGTCGAATAGTAGTTCAATCAAATTCCAGAAGACACAA GTACTTGGATGATAGTGAAGAATACGGGTAG
- the LOC130976736 gene encoding YTH domain-containing protein ECT4 isoform X2: protein MAATQPSQGPDHTVEEISAESDNMKDQGTAAIGHSREITSQSGPFGSGGDRPLYPPNVFAPQAQAFYYRGFENANGEWDEYPSYVNSEGLDIGSPGVYNENPSVIFHSGYGFNPQMPYGPYSPVTTPLPSVGGDAQLYSPQQFPYTGPPYYHQLVPPSLPYLNSPTPVSQPEITNLVSIDQQVDSMFFGPRPGYPSVGSFGRGSFSLAPGSFGFHESQQGFDGPRSGGIWSDCSKPSERHRSLMPLSPSVSPQPIGSIGSFGQSVGMASHQQRSMYGFGSGSNSYGRGYLPNQVSSFAGTNSSLSTNDRSFLFHENSRRQGRANAAFCNCNGTLDILSEQNRGPRASKLKTQISAENSSVDNSKSNAASTAKFQNESVNRPDFATDYKDAKFFVIKSYSEDNVHKSIKYGVWASTPNGNRKLDAAYRQAQEKQDHCPIFLFFSVNASAQFCGVAEMIGPVNFDKSADFWQQDKWSGQFPVKWHIIKDVPNSQFRHIVLENNDNKPVTNSRDTQEVKLQQGIEMLTILKNYETDVSILDDFEFYEDRQKAMQERKARQQSSMMAVGLVGESEHRGPANISGDFMKQMSKSFAQVVRLDESNNEATIASRVTSGSACPVGVVKADDGSGIPVSASTTQTG from the exons ATGGCGGCAACCCAACCATCGCAGGGTCCGGATCATACCGTCG AAGAGATATCAGCTGAATCAGATAACATGAAGGATCAG GGCACAGCAGCTATAGGTCATTCAAGAGAAATCACAAGTCAATCAGGACCTTTTGGTTCTGGTGGAGATCGTCCTTTGTACCCACCAAATGTCTTTGCTCCCCAGGCTCAGGCTTTCTATTACAGAG GATTTGAAAATGCCAATGGTGAATGGGATGAATATCCCTCATATGTCAATTCTGAGGGATTGGATATTGGATCTCCT GGTGTCTACAATGAAAATCCATCTGTTATATTCCATTCTGGATATGGCTTCAACCCACAAATGCCATATGGACCGTATTCCCCGGTTACCACACCGTTGCCTTCTGTAGGTGGAGATGCACAGTTATACTCTCCTCAGCAATTTCCATACACCGGGCCACCTTATTATCATCAACTAGTTCCTCCCAGCTTACCATATCTCAATTCACCAACTCCAGTTTCACAGCCAGAGATCACCAACCTTGTAAGCATTGATCAACAGGTTGATAGCATGTTTTTTGGACCAAGACCAGGCTATCCATCAGTGGGATCTTTTGGCAGAGGCAGTTTTTCTTTAGCACCTGGCTCGTTTGGTTTTCATGAATCCCAGCAAGGATTTGATGGACCAAGATCTGGTGGAATCTGGTCAGATTGCTCGAAACCCTCAGAAAGGCACAGGTCTCTAATGCCTCTATCACCATCTGTTTCTCCACAACCAATTGGCTCGATTGGCTCATTTGGCCAGAGTGTTGGAATG GCTTCTCATCAACAACGATCAATGTATGGTTTTGGATCTGGTTCAAACTCCTATGGTAGGGGCTATCTGCCTAACCAGGTTTCTAGCTTTGCAGGCACCAATTCCAGTCTTAGCACAAATGACAGGAGCTTCCTTTTTCATGAAAATAGCAGACGGCAAGGCAGAGCAAATGCTGCTTTTTGCAATTGTAATGGTACCCTTGATATACTTAGCGAACAAAATCGAGGACCTAGGGCATCAAAGCTGAAAACTCAAATTTCAGCTGAAAATAGTTCTGTTGATAATAGTAAAAGTAATGCTGCATCTACTGCTAAGTTCCAAAATGAATCAGTCAACCGACCTGATTTTGCAACAGATTACAAGGATGCCAAATTTTTTGTCATCAAATCTTATAGTGAAGATAATGTTCACAAGAGCATCAAATATGGGGTCTGGGCAAGTACACCAAATGGAAACAGAAAGCTAGATGCCGCTTATCGCCAAGCACAAGAGAAGCAAGATCACTGTCCtatatttctcttcttttcg GTAAATGCTAGTGCTCAATTCTGTGGTGTAGCTGAAATGATTGGACCTGTAAATTTTGACAAGAGTGCGGACTTCTGGCAGCAAGATAAGTGGAGTGGGCAGTTTCCTGTGAAGTGGCACATAATTAAAGATGTACCGAACAGTCAGTTTCGACACATCGTTCTTGAAAATAATGATAACAAGCCTGTGACCAACAGTCGGGATACACAAGAG GTGAAATTGCAACAGGGAATTGAAATGTTGACCATTTTGAAGAACTACGAAACCGATGTATCTATCTTAgatgattttgaattttatgaagatCGACAGAAGGCTATGCAGGAACGGAAGGCAAGGCAACAGAGCAGTATGATGGCTGTCGGACTAGTTGGAGAAAGTGAGCATAGGGGTCCTGCTAACATTAGCGGTGATTTCATGAAGCAGATGTCAAAGAGCTTTGCTCAAGTTGTTCGCCTGGATGAGAGTAATAATGAAGCTACAATTGCCAGTAGAGTAACTTCTGGCTCCGCTTGCCCTGTGGGTGTAGTTAAAGCTGACGATGGCAGTGGCATTCCAGTGTCTGCCTCTACAACTCAAACTGGTTAG
- the LOC130976736 gene encoding YTH domain-containing protein ECT4 isoform X4 yields the protein MKDQGTAAIGHSREITSQSGPFGSGGDRPLYPPNVFAPQAQAFYYRGFENANGEWDEYPSYVNSEGLDIGSPGVYNENPSVIFHSGYGFNPQMPYGPYSPVTTPLPSVGGDAQLYSPQQFPYTGPPYYHQLVPPSLPYLNSPTPVSQPEITNLVSIDQQVDSMFFGPRPGYPSVGSFGRGSFSLAPGSFGFHESQQGFDGPRSGGIWSDCSKPSERHRSLMPLSPSVSPQPIGSIGSFGQSVGMASHQQRSMYGFGSGSNSYGRGYLPNQVSSFAGTNSSLSTNDRSFLFHENSRRQGRANAAFCNCNGTLDILSEQNRGPRASKLKTQISAENSSVDNSKSNAASTAKFQNESVNRPDFATDYKDAKFFVIKSYSEDNVHKSIKYGVWASTPNGNRKLDAAYRQAQEKQDHCPIFLFFSVNASAQFCGVAEMIGPVNFDKSADFWQQDKWSGQFPVKWHIIKDVPNSQFRHIVLENNDNKPVTNSRDTQEVKLQQGIEMLTILKNYETDVSILDDFEFYEDRQKAMQERKARQQSSMMAVGLVGESEHRGPANISGDFMKQMSKSFAQVVRLDESNNEATIASRVTSGSACPVGVVKADDGSGIPVSASTTQTG from the exons ATGAAGGATCAG GGCACAGCAGCTATAGGTCATTCAAGAGAAATCACAAGTCAATCAGGACCTTTTGGTTCTGGTGGAGATCGTCCTTTGTACCCACCAAATGTCTTTGCTCCCCAGGCTCAGGCTTTCTATTACAGAG GATTTGAAAATGCCAATGGTGAATGGGATGAATATCCCTCATATGTCAATTCTGAGGGATTGGATATTGGATCTCCT GGTGTCTACAATGAAAATCCATCTGTTATATTCCATTCTGGATATGGCTTCAACCCACAAATGCCATATGGACCGTATTCCCCGGTTACCACACCGTTGCCTTCTGTAGGTGGAGATGCACAGTTATACTCTCCTCAGCAATTTCCATACACCGGGCCACCTTATTATCATCAACTAGTTCCTCCCAGCTTACCATATCTCAATTCACCAACTCCAGTTTCACAGCCAGAGATCACCAACCTTGTAAGCATTGATCAACAGGTTGATAGCATGTTTTTTGGACCAAGACCAGGCTATCCATCAGTGGGATCTTTTGGCAGAGGCAGTTTTTCTTTAGCACCTGGCTCGTTTGGTTTTCATGAATCCCAGCAAGGATTTGATGGACCAAGATCTGGTGGAATCTGGTCAGATTGCTCGAAACCCTCAGAAAGGCACAGGTCTCTAATGCCTCTATCACCATCTGTTTCTCCACAACCAATTGGCTCGATTGGCTCATTTGGCCAGAGTGTTGGAATG GCTTCTCATCAACAACGATCAATGTATGGTTTTGGATCTGGTTCAAACTCCTATGGTAGGGGCTATCTGCCTAACCAGGTTTCTAGCTTTGCAGGCACCAATTCCAGTCTTAGCACAAATGACAGGAGCTTCCTTTTTCATGAAAATAGCAGACGGCAAGGCAGAGCAAATGCTGCTTTTTGCAATTGTAATGGTACCCTTGATATACTTAGCGAACAAAATCGAGGACCTAGGGCATCAAAGCTGAAAACTCAAATTTCAGCTGAAAATAGTTCTGTTGATAATAGTAAAAGTAATGCTGCATCTACTGCTAAGTTCCAAAATGAATCAGTCAACCGACCTGATTTTGCAACAGATTACAAGGATGCCAAATTTTTTGTCATCAAATCTTATAGTGAAGATAATGTTCACAAGAGCATCAAATATGGGGTCTGGGCAAGTACACCAAATGGAAACAGAAAGCTAGATGCCGCTTATCGCCAAGCACAAGAGAAGCAAGATCACTGTCCtatatttctcttcttttcg GTAAATGCTAGTGCTCAATTCTGTGGTGTAGCTGAAATGATTGGACCTGTAAATTTTGACAAGAGTGCGGACTTCTGGCAGCAAGATAAGTGGAGTGGGCAGTTTCCTGTGAAGTGGCACATAATTAAAGATGTACCGAACAGTCAGTTTCGACACATCGTTCTTGAAAATAATGATAACAAGCCTGTGACCAACAGTCGGGATACACAAGAG GTGAAATTGCAACAGGGAATTGAAATGTTGACCATTTTGAAGAACTACGAAACCGATGTATCTATCTTAgatgattttgaattttatgaagatCGACAGAAGGCTATGCAGGAACGGAAGGCAAGGCAACAGAGCAGTATGATGGCTGTCGGACTAGTTGGAGAAAGTGAGCATAGGGGTCCTGCTAACATTAGCGGTGATTTCATGAAGCAGATGTCAAAGAGCTTTGCTCAAGTTGTTCGCCTGGATGAGAGTAATAATGAAGCTACAATTGCCAGTAGAGTAACTTCTGGCTCCGCTTGCCCTGTGGGTGTAGTTAAAGCTGACGATGGCAGTGGCATTCCAGTGTCTGCCTCTACAACTCAAACTGGTTAG
- the LOC130976736 gene encoding YTH domain-containing protein ECT4 isoform X3, with product MKDQLHSSIPERSISSNSSQGTAAIGHSREITSQSGPFGSGGDRPLYPPNVFAPQAQAFYYRGFENANGEWDEYPSYVNSEGLDIGSPGVYNENPSVIFHSGYGFNPQMPYGPYSPVTTPLPSVGGDAQLYSPQQFPYTGPPYYHQLVPPSLPYLNSPTPVSQPEITNLVSIDQQVDSMFFGPRPGYPSVGSFGRGSFSLAPGSFGFHESQQGFDGPRSGGIWSDCSKPSERHRSLMPLSPSVSPQPIGSIGSFGQSVGMASHQQRSMYGFGSGSNSYGRGYLPNQVSSFAGTNSSLSTNDRSFLFHENSRRQGRANAAFCNCNGTLDILSEQNRGPRASKLKTQISAENSSVDNSKSNAASTAKFQNESVNRPDFATDYKDAKFFVIKSYSEDNVHKSIKYGVWASTPNGNRKLDAAYRQAQEKQDHCPIFLFFSVNASAQFCGVAEMIGPVNFDKSADFWQQDKWSGQFPVKWHIIKDVPNSQFRHIVLENNDNKPVTNSRDTQEVKLQQGIEMLTILKNYETDVSILDDFEFYEDRQKAMQERKARQQSSMMAVGLVGESEHRGPANISGDFMKQMSKSFAQVVRLDESNNEATIASRVTSGSACPVGVVKADDGSGIPVSASTTQTG from the exons ATGAAGGATCAG CTTCATTCATCTATACCTGAGAGGTCAATATCTTCTAACTCTTCTCAGGGCACAGCAGCTATAGGTCATTCAAGAGAAATCACAAGTCAATCAGGACCTTTTGGTTCTGGTGGAGATCGTCCTTTGTACCCACCAAATGTCTTTGCTCCCCAGGCTCAGGCTTTCTATTACAGAG GATTTGAAAATGCCAATGGTGAATGGGATGAATATCCCTCATATGTCAATTCTGAGGGATTGGATATTGGATCTCCT GGTGTCTACAATGAAAATCCATCTGTTATATTCCATTCTGGATATGGCTTCAACCCACAAATGCCATATGGACCGTATTCCCCGGTTACCACACCGTTGCCTTCTGTAGGTGGAGATGCACAGTTATACTCTCCTCAGCAATTTCCATACACCGGGCCACCTTATTATCATCAACTAGTTCCTCCCAGCTTACCATATCTCAATTCACCAACTCCAGTTTCACAGCCAGAGATCACCAACCTTGTAAGCATTGATCAACAGGTTGATAGCATGTTTTTTGGACCAAGACCAGGCTATCCATCAGTGGGATCTTTTGGCAGAGGCAGTTTTTCTTTAGCACCTGGCTCGTTTGGTTTTCATGAATCCCAGCAAGGATTTGATGGACCAAGATCTGGTGGAATCTGGTCAGATTGCTCGAAACCCTCAGAAAGGCACAGGTCTCTAATGCCTCTATCACCATCTGTTTCTCCACAACCAATTGGCTCGATTGGCTCATTTGGCCAGAGTGTTGGAATG GCTTCTCATCAACAACGATCAATGTATGGTTTTGGATCTGGTTCAAACTCCTATGGTAGGGGCTATCTGCCTAACCAGGTTTCTAGCTTTGCAGGCACCAATTCCAGTCTTAGCACAAATGACAGGAGCTTCCTTTTTCATGAAAATAGCAGACGGCAAGGCAGAGCAAATGCTGCTTTTTGCAATTGTAATGGTACCCTTGATATACTTAGCGAACAAAATCGAGGACCTAGGGCATCAAAGCTGAAAACTCAAATTTCAGCTGAAAATAGTTCTGTTGATAATAGTAAAAGTAATGCTGCATCTACTGCTAAGTTCCAAAATGAATCAGTCAACCGACCTGATTTTGCAACAGATTACAAGGATGCCAAATTTTTTGTCATCAAATCTTATAGTGAAGATAATGTTCACAAGAGCATCAAATATGGGGTCTGGGCAAGTACACCAAATGGAAACAGAAAGCTAGATGCCGCTTATCGCCAAGCACAAGAGAAGCAAGATCACTGTCCtatatttctcttcttttcg GTAAATGCTAGTGCTCAATTCTGTGGTGTAGCTGAAATGATTGGACCTGTAAATTTTGACAAGAGTGCGGACTTCTGGCAGCAAGATAAGTGGAGTGGGCAGTTTCCTGTGAAGTGGCACATAATTAAAGATGTACCGAACAGTCAGTTTCGACACATCGTTCTTGAAAATAATGATAACAAGCCTGTGACCAACAGTCGGGATACACAAGAG GTGAAATTGCAACAGGGAATTGAAATGTTGACCATTTTGAAGAACTACGAAACCGATGTATCTATCTTAgatgattttgaattttatgaagatCGACAGAAGGCTATGCAGGAACGGAAGGCAAGGCAACAGAGCAGTATGATGGCTGTCGGACTAGTTGGAGAAAGTGAGCATAGGGGTCCTGCTAACATTAGCGGTGATTTCATGAAGCAGATGTCAAAGAGCTTTGCTCAAGTTGTTCGCCTGGATGAGAGTAATAATGAAGCTACAATTGCCAGTAGAGTAACTTCTGGCTCCGCTTGCCCTGTGGGTGTAGTTAAAGCTGACGATGGCAGTGGCATTCCAGTGTCTGCCTCTACAACTCAAACTGGTTAG
- the LOC130976738 gene encoding increased DNA methylation 2-like, whose product MYLVPMDTATQPNQFSQTMVGLGSRNIKCGMPSDDQSFLLYFIMATYFGPDIEGQSPRKSVLQRIAEGLPPYTYDELTGSFMKRVKLERVYYYVLRKADKSLIVTLPFLRRFFEGNISDQGQDGALNYPEFLDLFPLELHPQCRFKSRNKIIENIVFINNPEIFQINPEEIERFKRLSRLEDLYVDIDAAGLHATLGDNVPYNMSVGKSEPNGNMPAIPSCSSSQKERSSDEFSEFQDPMQHVHVVAPISSVPYSGTNLMYSYMAPLQPEHDTDADKIGPAMLFLPSHPTQKEWSDIVAATKNGFALTGSAVTGQVGPIIGLMDIGECEDSYLFRVSLPGVKREEREFSCEVDSDGKVLIRGVTTTGEKTVARYNQVFEMQTHNLCPPGHFSIAFRLPGPVDPHQFSGNFGTDGILEGIVMKGK is encoded by the exons ATGTATTTAGTTCCAATGGATACTGCGACCCAGCCCAACCAGTTTTCTCAAACTATGGTAGGATTAGGATCTAGAAACATAAAATGTGGAATGCCTAGTGATGATCAGAGTTTTCTCTTGTACTTCATTATGGCTACCTACTTTGGTCCTGATATTGAAGGGCAGAGCCCCAGAAAATCTGTGCTGCAAAGAATAGCCGAGGGACTTCCCCCATACACATATGATGAACTAACCGGTTCTTTCATGAAAAGAGTGAAATTGGAGCGTGTTTACTACTACGTACTTAGGAAGGCTGATAAATCACTTATTGTTACATTGCCCTTCCTGCGCCGATTCTTTGAAGGCAATATATCCGACCAAGGGCAAGATGGTGCTTTGAATTACCCTGAGTTCCTTGATTTGTTTCCACTTGAGTTGCATCCTCAATGTCGCTTCAAAAGTCGAAACAAAATCATCGAGAACATTGTATTTATTAACAACCCAGAAATCTTCCAAATTAATCCAGAGGAAATTGAAAGGTTCAAGAGGCTAAGTAGACTAGAGGACTTATATGTGGACATAGATGCTGCAGGATTGCATGCCACCCTTGGTGATAATGTTCCATACAACATGTCAGTGGGGAAGTCAGAGCCTAATGGAAACATGCCTGCCATCCCATCTTGTAGTAGTTCTCAAAAAGAAAGAAGCAGTGATGAGTTTTCTGAGTTTCAGGATCCTATGCAACATGTCCATGTTGTGGCACCTATAAGTAGTGTGCCGTATAGTGGTACAAATTTGATGTACAGCTACATGGCTCCATTGCAACCTGAACATGATACTGACGCTGATAAAATTGGTCCGGCTATGTTATTCCTTCCTTCTCACCCAACTCAAAAGGAGTGGTCAGATATTGTTGCTGCTACCAAGAATGGATTTGCATTGACTGGAAGTGCAGTTACGGGGCAGGTAGGTCCAATCATAGGACTTATGGACATTGGAGAGTGTGAAGACTCGTACCTATTTCGTGTGTCTCTCCCTGGGGTGAAGAGGGAAGAAA GGGAATTCAGCTGTGAGGTTGACTCTGATGGTAAAGTGTTGATACGCGGAGTAACGACAACAGGGGAGAAGACTGTGGCCAGATACAATCAGGTGTTTGAAATGCAAACTCACAACCTTTGTCCACCGGGCCATTTCTCCATTGCTTTTCGGCTACCTGGCCCTGttgatcctcatcagttttcgGGTAACTTTGGCACTGATGGTATTCTTGAAGGAATTGTTATGAAAGGGAAATAA